TCTTAGAGAAGAAATTGAGGTGCTAATGAATAGGGAAGAGATTATGTGGGCCCAAATAGCTAGAAATGAGTGGATTCTTAAAGATGAtagaaatacaaatttttttcaaacaatagTAAAGCAAAGGAGGGCAAGAAGCAAAATTATACACCTTAAGATTGAGGATGGGACCTTTACTGAGGATTTTGAGGTAATTGAGAACACCTTGGTTAATCACTTTCAAACTCAATTCACAGAAATAGAGTCAAGGTCCCTTCATGACATTACTAAGGAACTTCAATCCCTTCCCATTCCACAAATTGATCAGCACCAATAACATATGCTTGACATGCCTATTATAGATGATGAGATTGAAAAGGTTGTTTTTCATATGGGATCCCTTAAAGCCCCTGGACCAGATGGAATTCCTGCTTTTTTCTTCCAGGAATACTGAGACATTGTAAAGCAGGACATCTTTCTGTCTGTCAAGGCTTTTTTCCACTCTAGCTCCCTTCTTAAATCTCTAAACCATACTTTTCTCATCCTTATACCCAAAGTGAGCAATCTTGAGGAAGTCTCTCATTTTCGGCCAATTAGCCTTTACAATGTCTCCTATAAGATCATATCTAAAATCTTAGTGGAAAGGCTGAAACCTCTCATGGATAAGCTGATCTCTCCTTTCCAGAATGCCTTTATTCAGGGTAGAAGTATCACTGATAACATTCTTCTTGCTCATGAGATATTTGATaccttgaaaaagaaaaaaggaaggaaaaaaggTTTTGGGGCTTTGAAAATCGATATGTGCAAAGCATATGATAGAGTAAATTGGACTTTCCTCCAAGCTGTCTTGTTAGCCATGAAGTTCAACCCCACTTGGGTCAATTGGATCATGGAATGTGCACCACAGTAAAATACACCTTACTTGTTAGTGGCAGCCCAACTCATTCATTTCACCCAACTAGGGGCATAAGACAAGGTGATCCCATTTCTCTCtacctctttcttctttgtgcCAATATACTCTCCATTGCTTTAATCCAAGCTAAAAATAGGAAACAAATTAAGGGCATTGCAATTGGAAGGCAGGGGGTTTCTTTCACTCACCTTCTTTTTGTAGAtgactcttttttcttcttccaaaaTGATAGGTCATCCCTTACTAATCTAAAAAGGATTATTATGTGGTATTGTTCTATCTCGGGTTAATGCATCAATTTTGCTAAGTCTGACTTTTACTGTTCTCCTAACATTCCTCAAAATGAGCAAATTACCATTGCTAATTCTCTTTAGGTTAATCTTGTCTAGCAACCTAGTAGGTATCTTGGCATTGATTTTAAACTTAAAGGTAGGAGAGTTTGTGACTTTCAGGACTTAGTTGACAAAGTCCAAAATAAGCTTAAGGGGTGGAAGGCTAGACTCTTGTCTTAAGCCGGGAGAGCAACCTTAATTTCTTCTGTTCTACAGTCTCTATCCCTTTATACTTTTTCATACTTCAAAGTTCCTGATTCTGTGTGCAAGAAATTGGATACCATTGTTAGATATTTTTGGTGGGGACATGAACCTGGTACTAGGAAGCTTCATTTAGTTAATTGGGGTAAGCTGTGCAAACCTAAGAGATTGGGTGGTCTAGGGTTCAAAAACTTTAGTTTTTTCAACCAAGCAATGATAGCTAAGCAATATTGGAGACTACATGATAACCCCAATTCACTTCTGGCTAGGacctttaagaaaaaaatacttCCCTACTTGCTCCTTAAGAGAATACCAACCTAAAGCCCACCACTCTTGGGTATGGAGGAATATCACTGAGACTAAGTGTTCTTCCCTTCATCATGGACGCTGGCTGATTGGAAATGGAAGCCAAATTCCACTCTCCCACCCAGATTGGATTCAATGCTTAAACCATGTCCTTAGGGAGTATGGTCTGCATAATTGCACGGTAGCAgacttaggttatgtttggatTGGGCATTTATTGAAAACTTTTGTGTTTGCGTTTTTGAAGGGCGTGGGACCCAGCTACAGTGGCAGCAAGAAAACGCTGAAAACCTCCACGCTGAAATGAACAGTACCACAAATTTAATGTTACGGCTACtattcaatgaacagtagccgcaaagttTGACTGGTCAAACCATTTTTAGCCAATCAGTGCACAccgtgcactattcacggacccacaaatttcacttttcagtaactttttcattaaaaatgggtcccacgatactattcacacatttaaaaattattttgctacaatatttttcagttttcagtttcagttttcagtttttagctgtatccaaacggacccttaattgATGCTCATTCCAGGTCATGGAGATGTGATCTAATTAGGAAAATTTACCCACCCCCCAAAGCTAAGGAGATACTCCAGATTCCTATTCCTAAATCCCAAGGCAATAGTGACAAATTGATTTGGAAATACTCTACATCTGGAGCATACAAAGTTAGTCAAGCATACAAAGTTATTCACCATGATCAAAACACTTTAATCGAAAATGCTTCAATCCTAAGACCATCTATGTGGAGTTTTTTCTGGAAAGTGAAATTACCATTGAAGATTCTAATGTTCATTTGGAAATTGCTGCATAATTGCTTGCCTACTTTGGATAAGCTGAGGGAAAGAGGTATCTCAGTGGCAGGAACATGTGTACTGTGTAATGATTTAGAAGAGTCTgcttctcatcttttttttggaatgtaaCTGTGCAAGAGCAATAGCCTCAGTGGATCAGTGGCTCAGTCAGTGTATTGTGTCAAGTACAAATCTGAAACAGGGCAGAATGTGTTTCTTGCAGACTATCTTCACCATTCTTTGGTCAATTTGGAACCATAGGAATATGGTTCTGCATTAGGGTCTATCTCCTAATCCCATTGAAGTTATTCTAATCTCTCAATCTCTCATGTGCAGGTATCAAACAGCTTTCAGTCAAAGGCAAAACACCAGACCAAGTGAGAAGCAGACCTTGCAAAGAATTCCTCACCAAAACTGGCAGATTCTCATCAAAGTGGCAGCTAGCAGAAATAGGAAAACTAAGAGATTTGGCTTTGCTTTTGAAGCTACTTCTATGGCAGGGGTCACTATCTTCAGAGGTGCAGCAAACAATGGTAAACAATCAATATATATGGTGACTCAGGAGGCAATGGTGGAAGCAATTTTCAAAGCCAAAAGATCATGGTTTTAGCAAAATACTTTTTGTGCAACCATAAAAAGCTAGTCCAAATCTGCAACCTGTACAGCAAACCCTCATGGCAAGATCAAGCTCTCCTTGCTGACCTTTGGCAATTGAAGCAACAAAGCTTGTGTATATTGGTCCTTTTTGTTCCTAAACTAGTCATGACGAATGTACTTCACATAGCCTCTGTAGCTGCTAATTGTCTTGGTCTTTTTGTATCCTAAACTAGTCTGCTAAAGCTTAAAACTTTGTTTTCTCCTTAGTTTATTTAATGTTATGCAgctggtataaaaaaaaaaagtatgtagaaaacattctcataaaaaaaaaaaaattgaaaacattatatgattttattattttttgtttaattctcATTAATAATTTCTTCTTATTTAAACTATTAATGAGAAtgttttcaaatgttttaatatGATGTACAACactatatcattttattttattttttagaaggactatatattatggttttatctaaaaaaataaaaaataaaattgaagtcATGTTTGCTTTAATTACAAGTTTGCCATAGCTTGAATTACACAGTACTTTATATCATGAAAACTAGATATCgtgtaaattttttaaaaagctttAATTACAAGTTTGCCACCGCCCTAATTACCATGTAAAcagtcttttctctctctctctctctctctctctctctctcagcatCAGAATGAGTTGTTACTTGAAATCTGTGAGGGATCACTACAAATCTCGAAGCTAAAGAAATCTTGATCAAGAGCCCTGTTTAATTTTTACTATGTTTTGGGCATCTAGTTTCATGAACAATAAgaatggttttgtttgtttgctatcAATGTCTTTGAATTGACGAAGCATTTTGTATGAAACTGAAATTTAATTACTAGTCGTCCAGTCTTGCTTTTGGTTGATTTAGACAATACCCTGAAGCCCAACTTGGAGTTGTTTGAGTCATTGGCGTTTTCCAGTACTAGCCTTGGCAAAATGCCTAACAAAGACCCACGTTTGCCTGAAAGTGATGCATACAATGCGGTTGAGTTCTTTAGAACTCATGGTTTCAGAGGTCAGCAAGTATCAGATTTGACCATGAAGCGTCCAACATTGTATTTATTCAATGCACATGAGGATTTTAAGCCAAAGTTTGAGTTTTTCAAATCTTTGCGCTTGTCAGAACTTGAAATTGCAAAGATTTTATCGACCGAGCCTTATATTCTCTAGAAAGGAGTCTCGAAAACCAAGTCGCTCCTTGTGTTCATGAAGCAGATTATTGGCAATGATGAGAATGTCTTCAAGGCTATAAAGGCATGCTACTGGGTGCTTG
This DNA window, taken from Quercus robur chromosome 2, dhQueRobu3.1, whole genome shotgun sequence, encodes the following:
- the LOC126709520 gene encoding uncharacterized protein LOC126709520 gives rise to the protein METKLVQKKGRDILEKCGFSNGWEFPREGLSGGILLGWYQNVKLNIQYGSKHLIHVDLFDHKGIKQLSVKGKTPDQVRSRPCKEFLTKTGRFSSKWQLAEIGKLRDLALLLKLLLWQGSLSSEVQQTMVNNQYIW